TTCCACCGACAAGAGTCGCTGTCAAATTAAATCCAACGCCAAGTATTGTGACTTCCCCACCAGAGTCTCTAACTAATTGATCGGCGACATTACACCAAATCATTGAAATATATATGGTAATAAAAAACTGTGATACCAAAATAGTTTCAAAGCTTCCATTATTCATAGCATAATAAATGGGTATAGAAAAAATAACTAATCCCATAACCCCCATATTAAAAACTCTTTCAGGTTTACTATATTTGTCAGTAAGCCATGAACAAATAATCATTGCGACTAATAGTAAGCCAGTTGATAGCATTCCATAAATACGTTTAAGTTCAGGATTTTTAAAATACTGAGAGACTAAAGATGGAGATATGCTCTGTGTATAAAAAGTGGCACTTGATGGGATTGCAATTAGAAAAACATAAAAGCAATTGCGCCATTTTACTACAGTATGATCAGTTTTTATTATAGGTTGGTCTGGTAGTTTTGCTCTAAACCAAAAGCTCACAAGAACATTTACAATCCCCAATAATAAAGGAATCCGCCAACCTATAGATTGCATTAACTCAGGCTCTATGATTTTTTCTAATACAAAAACTAATCCAAAAGCAATAAAAAAACCCAATAATGAGCTCCCAGCAGAAAGTGTAGACACTTTTGAACTTTCATTACTGTTTGCTCCACTAAATAAATAGGTAATTAATGATGGATATTCACCCGCAAAACTAAAAGAAAGGGCTACCTGAAGAATAAATATTACAATTGGTGTATAAACACCAAGAGTTTCAATAGGAATTAAAGCCATACAGAATGTGGCCACCCCCGTAATGACTGTGGTCAGAATGAGTGCTGGCTTTTTACCTACCCTATCCGCATAACACCCAATAATATAGCCACCAAGAGGCCTAATCATATAACGTAGTGCAAAAATACCCCAGACTATTTCTGTCGCTTGGTGATAACCCAAACGTTTCAGTTCAGCGCTAAGATACACTGAAACTGCTGCAAAAACAGCAATATCGTAATGTTCTAACATATTTCCTAACGCAGCACCGAATCGAATTTTCCATTTCATATATTATCCTAAATTTATATTTTTAATATAAGCGTTTCATTGGAAATTGAAATAATTTCATTATGGACAATTAACTAAAATACCTAAACATGCTTGCGTGATACCATGATTTTTAAGAGCCTTAAATAAACCACTTGAAGAAGCATTAGAACAGCCTAATTTGTCCTTAATGTTTTGAATTCGCTTAACTTCTGATGCGTCTGAACAACCTTGAATTGTACTGATTTCTTTTATTTTGCAATGAGATAGAAATAATCCAATAGTAACCATCTCTTTACGTGTAAAACGAATCTTGCCAAATCTCATATGATGATATGTATCCAATAAATCTTTAGGGTTATTTTTAATCTCTTTTATTGCTTTATAAGATGATGGGATCCCTGCTCTAACCGGTAAAATGATATTTTCTCTTTTAAACCATATATTACGTGCATAGTCGGCTATAATCGGACGTGTTTGATAAATTTCCAAGGTATTTTCTAATGAAAGCAGTTTCTTAGAATTAATTGAAATTATCTCAAAAATATTGCCATACTTGTTGCAAATATCCAGTTTTACATTCCTTTTTTCTGTTTTAGCTAACGTTTTTTCATAAATTTCCGAATAATTACTCCAATACTGAAAACCTGGAGAGAGCCTTTCACTTAAATGCAGATCGAGATCGTCCTCCCAGCAAGTTAATAACCATTCGTAATTGTTAGATATATGATGAATTTCTTTATTAGCCAAATTAACATGGAAAAAAGTAACATCTACATCATTCCAATCGAAATAATAAGAAAAATATCGAGTGAAATTAGTACATATTTCTTCCAATGATTTTTTTTCTATATTCATTTTACTCCCCATCAATTAGAATTAATTATTCACATTAAAGGAGATATATCTTTAGCACATCAAAAATCAGATTCACAGTCCTTATTTATAAATATTTAAAAATAATTAATCTTTGTTTATTTTTATTATTAACAAAAAAGCACTAGTACATTTAATTAAACAAAGAATAATTATATTTGACATTTAATTATTCAATAACAAATGGAGGTATCATGAAAGAAGATTGGCATCCTGCAGATATCATTGCGGCAATAAAGAAAAAAGGTTCATCACTCTCCGCAGTATCACGCCTTGCTGGATTAAATTCATCCACATTGAGTAATGCTCTTGCTCGCCGTTGGCCTAAAGGCGAAAAAATTATTGCTGACTTCTTAGATTTACAACCCGCAGATATATGGCCTTCTCGTTATGTTGAAAAACATCACAAGGTAAAAAATTGAATATTGCGATATGCTGAAAACACAATATAAAATCATACCCAAATCAATCAATAATAAATCGTTGATTTGGGTGTTTTATTTACAGCAAGCGTCTAATTATATTTAATTATTAGCATTAGGTTAAAAGAAGCTGATCATACGTTTGATTCTCTTATCACTATTCTTTAAAGCAATATACAATACTGCTCTCACCGTTCTCCTCCCAATATGCTTGATAAACATTGGCCAAAGCTTACCAGCTAGGAGCAGCTGATACAGTTCTTAACATTTGCTCTTATCGCTAGCTAAATCATCCGTAGCCGCTAACGATCGTTTTCTATCACAGCAATATGAAAATAGAGATTATTTATATACCAACATGGATTAATGAGAAAAAGGATCACCACTCGCAGAACAGCCATATAATTCGAGTTGCAGGTAGGCGACAAGTGAAGATAGACGGGGAGCGTAGCGTAGTCACTTATACCTTAACAAAAGCCCTACAACTTGAAGTATGACGAGTATAAATGCAATCAGATTAAAAATAACATGCAAGAAAAGTACTATAATAAGTAAAATACAAGGTTTGTATTTCACTTATTATTAGTTATTAGAGGTTGCTAACTAGAGAGTTTCAAACCAATTAAGCCAATCACAATGCAGCCGAGGCTTAACAAACGGAATATATTCGCCGATTCACCAAGGAATATAATCCCTACAATCGCCGTGCCCACAGCACCAATACCAGTCCAAATTGCGTATGCAGTACCCGCGGGTAAATCACGCATGGCTGTGGCAAGTAACCCCATACTCGCAATAATCGCGATCGCAGTAATAACACTTGGTGTCAAACGAGTAAAACCATGAGAGTACTTTAAACCTACTGCCCAAACAATTTCTAATAAACCTGCACACAAAAGGATGATCCAAGCCACTCTTTTCTTCCATAATAGCCGGGGTCGTCCCCATTAATTAAAAGCGTCAATATTCAGGTCGTCCTGAAAACGCATGTGAAACAATATTATAAATATTCGAATTTGCTAGCTCAAGAGATAAAAAAATAACAAATTAACCACTATTTACCATAATAATTAACTTATTTTTACTTTATTTTAACTTGAAAGCACCTTTTCTATCGCCGATTGCCTCGTCCAAGAGTAGAGTAGAAAACTTATAGATGGCAACTATTGAGAAATGGCATGAGTTTCAAAGATATATTACTGGCACTTTGTGTGGTTATTATATGGGGCGTTAACTTTGTTATCATTAAACTCGGTGTAACAGCACTCCCTCCTCTATTACTTGGCGCGTTACGCTTTTTGTTTGTTGCGTTCCCCGCTATTTTTTTCTTTAAGCGCCCCAAGGTTCCACTAAAGCTACTACTAATCTATGGGCTAACGATTAGCTTTGGCCAATTTGCTTTCTTATTCTGTGCGATACGCGTTGGTAT
This portion of the Providencia manganoxydans genome encodes:
- a CDS encoding helix-turn-helix domain-containing protein, with amino-acid sequence MKEDWHPADIIAAIKKKGSSLSAVSRLAGLNSSTLSNALARRWPKGEKIIADFLDLQPADIWPSRYVEKHHKVKN
- the sugE gene encoding quaternary ammonium compound efflux SMR transporter SugE translates to MAWIILLCAGLLEIVWAVGLKYSHGFTRLTPSVITAIAIIASMGLLATAMRDLPAGTAYAIWTGIGAVGTAIVGIIFLGESANIFRLLSLGCIVIGLIGLKLSS
- a CDS encoding MFS transporter encodes the protein MKWKIRFGAALGNMLEHYDIAVFAAVSVYLSAELKRLGYHQATEIVWGIFALRYMIRPLGGYIIGCYADRVGKKPALILTTVITGVATFCMALIPIETLGVYTPIVIFILQVALSFSFAGEYPSLITYLFSGANSNESSKVSTLSAGSSLLGFFIAFGLVFVLEKIIEPELMQSIGWRIPLLLGIVNVLVSFWFRAKLPDQPIIKTDHTVVKWRNCFYVFLIAIPSSATFYTQSISPSLVSQYFKNPELKRIYGMLSTGLLLVAMIICSWLTDKYSKPERVFNMGVMGLVIFSIPIYYAMNNGSFETILVSQFFITIYISMIWCNVADQLVRDSGGEVTILGVGFNLTATLVGGMTPLIISYLVDINLIYVGMFLSLCGLFPLTLKMLKLN